Below is a window of Eschrichtius robustus isolate mEscRob2 chromosome 13, mEscRob2.pri, whole genome shotgun sequence DNA.
TACTTTGAGCATCTATTAAACCATATTTCAGGATTTATTAATGAATTGACTATAAGATAAAATCAAAGTAATTCTTGACTTTGTTCTTCTTGTTGGGtccattatatatagtatattaaagaactttttgaattttaaaaagattgacTCCCTTTGTCCTTGTATGGTAGTTATAGAAAGTTAAATAACTACTTTGCTCAACGGGTACTAAGGTTAGGTaatggaaaattaaaacaaaattcttaACCATCAAGGTGTATAATTATGCTATCTCCTAAGAAAAGCTTTAATTTCTCCTTATTTCTCAGATTGATGCTGCCTGCATTCCCAATTTTTGTAACAAGGAAGCGAGATGCCAATATTGATTTTAGGTATTTTCAGGACCAATAATGTCAACACTGATCTGGGTTCATCACTAATGTAGCCCTGCACCTGTTTTACAACGATGGCTAAGAAAACACAGAGGCAAGGAATAGGGTCTTCACACATAAGTACCACTCCTTGTCTTTTGCAGTTGGACTTCCCAATGTCCATAAATATGTCTTAGGTATCTAATTATATACCAAATTTCTGTCTGAATAAAATTTGTGGAAGGCAATAGTGAGTTAGCagattaggttttattttttaattccagaatACTTAGTCCAACTTGCCTCTATTTAAATCATTACTGCTTTATAAACATTACTTAAGTCAAGCATGAGCTGTATTCACTTAGACTGTAATTTGCTAAGAGTTTATTTACATTCAAACACTTATTatcttaaattatatatttcagtttttctttcataGAAAATAACAATGTCAGAAAAAATGACTTTTTCCCCCAACGGTTTTTTGCTTCCTTCATCTTCCCATCCCATCCCTTATCCTATGATTTTACTCCTATCGCTGCTTGAAGACCAAGGATATGACTGAAGGTAATAATGGCATTAATAATGTTTTGGTCAGAACTGATAACTATAAATTCCCCCTTTTCATTTCAGGAGTAGACAATTTGTGAAGAAAAGCCTAAAGATGACTTGAATCTGATGCTTCCCTGCCGTAATGTCCAGGTATTTACCACATTAGtgtttaaaaaacacttttcatGTGAACAACACGTAAGGATTTGGTGCAGTCTTAAGATTTAGAGTTTCAGATGGAGTTTTGCAAAATGTGGTTATATCTGGTTTTAAGGCTCTCCAAGCTAGTTGTTTTATACAGGTTTAATGTATTGGTCTTAACTTCTGCGTATTCCTTAGATATAAAAACCATATGCAACAAATTCACAAGTGAAGCTAAGCACAAATTCTCATGTTTGCTTACTAAAATAGATTCAACATTCTTACCCAAAATAGTAAGATGGGTGCTGTTTGAAGGCTATGGGACTTAAGTGAAACTATGAATAAGCTCAATCTTGGAATATTCCTCCCAGAAACATTATCTTACTCACATCCAGCTCAGCCTAATCTCTCCCTATGTGATTTCCCCCCCGTTTTTAAATGTTCATAGAATTTTGGATTATTTCAGTTTCTTGAATACAGCGTTTAGTTgtttcatgtatatatatgtatactcttGAGGGcatttacagaatttttttaaaaaatttatttatttatttgcctgtgccgggtcttagctgcggcacatgggatcttcgttgtggcatgaggactcttagttgcagcatgcatgtgggatctagttccctgaccagggatcgaacccgggtttcctgcattggaagcatagtgtcttaaccactggaacaccagggaagtccccatttacaGAAGTTTGCTTCCTGTGCATCCTCCAAACATCTAACAGATTCCAAACATGACACTGAGCCTAAACAAAGTATACGTCCGAAATATGTGCTTGCTTGATTCATAGGCTCTTTGTTTTCTTGTGTTGGATTTTTACTGATGAGTTCTCAGCTGTAAAGAAAAAGATTCTGTAGAAGGAAGATGTTTGTGTTTTCATCTGAACATAGAGGTAGGAACAACCAGGATGATATGCAAAATGGAAAGGGGATTGCATGTGGCATTACATCCATGCTGTTTGCAAACTTGGTCCCTGGAACTGGTATGTCCCACGAAAGCTATCTTCACCGGTGACAGCTTTTTGAATTGCCACACACCTCCCAAACCTgagtctctctcctttctctggtaGGAAATGTTAACAGGTAAAATTCTCAAGTAGCTCTTTTACGCTTATTATGTGACCAATAGGGGCAAGCTCTCTCAAATTAAACTTTACATTGATTAAACTTACCCCTGGCCTTAAAGTTCCTGATCtgcctcttttcctgtttttcaacTCTGGCTAACTCTCTGGACTaagtttctttaactttttttctcctgacttttctctgctttttttctgCACTCTCCACTCTTCACTTTGAATTGGATGTACTTCATAAAATGATGTCTAGATAATTCAGCCATTCTGCTGAATTGAACTTAAATATCggacaaaatacattttaagtggTTTTAAACTAATGTGAAAATGTTGGAATTTGTACCAATATAAACATATTAAACTTAAGACCATATTCAAATACAGTTAAAAGTCACATCATGTTTCTTCTACTAGAAATCTTAaaggatatatttatatacacataaaattcaCCTTCTGAGTCATGGTGTAATTTAGATTATATTTTATTAGACAttctttacaaatttaaaatactgCTATTTTTACATGCGCAGAGGAAAATCAGTTTGGATAATTATTTAGGCATTCATTAAAATCAACCACAATATAGAGACACTTAATTGTGTCATTTATCAACATACTTGATATGTATATCTAAAGTGCATTATGttacaaaaaatatagaaattcagcagcaccaagacacatttacaaaataaatacatcagttgacaaaataaattatggtaaatGTGATAATAATAATTGGATTAgccttggcaaaaaaaaaaaaattcacaatgacCAATGTGCAGTTTCATAGAGCAATGGGGGAGACAGTTTTATTCCAATGCATTTACAGTATTTAcagacaataaatatttctaatacTTTCCATATGTTTATTATTACAGAATCCTGCAATATGTCTTCTGAACGTCTCTGCTGAAAATTTCAATGCCTCCtgtaaagagaaagaagggaaagaagaggagaaaacaggTTAATTCTCTTTACAAATGAAGAGACATAAAATAAAGGATGTAAGTTAAGGAACATAGAATCACAATAGAAAGAGATTCAGGGGACTGCTTGTAAATACCTTTTACAGAAGGTGATTGTGGGATCCACCTGACTTTCTAGAACTCTGCTACAGGCCGGGTCTTTAATCTGATCAAATGGTCAGCGTAGAGCAGAAAGGAAAATGGGTAAGGGACAAACTTGAGAATTCAGAAATAAGGCCAGGTTGTGCAATACATCATTAAATACACCTTGCTTAGAAGTTTATTCCCCGGTGATGCCCAACAGAGGTGATGCAAAGGTTGCTTATTCTGTTCAGGTTCTCATTTGGCCAATCTCTCACTAAGATAATGGGCTGTTGTGAGGGTAGAGTGTGTGatttggggtaaaggttagaaggATGTGTAATTAAACAAAGTATGTTTGGTTGATGATTTGATGATATCTGTCCTTCTTTAGCTGTCCTTAAACACTAATGAATAAAACTATCATTGGATTTTAGTTTTTGAAGCCAAAACTAGGATAGAATTGCTGCTAGTTTTTTGACTGAATCTTGCATTAGATATTGGGAAAGCCCATTTTAAATTAGAGAATAagaatcaattaatttaaaagtataaaataacaatatttcacatcactgtgtttgttttattacCCAGAATAAGTTACCACTTGGGATTGACACCTTTTCGAACCCTTCTAAACACTGTAATGGCAGTATTTTAAGATGGGCTAGTgactttttcctctccttttctctctccttttctcttctctctgtgtggTCTATTTCAGGGAATACATATTGGTGTCAAGGAAACAACTACGGAATGGAATCTGATTGGCTGTGTCACTGCATTAACAGCCAGAGTTTTACATGGCAGACCTGCATGGTTGTGAGACCTACCAAGAAGCAAACTCTTGACAATTTAGGAATTTTATGTGCAGCTTGAAGAATGAAAAGCAAGTTTAGCATTTAGGGCGTTTTAATGTCTTAAGGAATTGACCTCTTCACCAAGAGTCTTGTTTGGAATGATAAAATAGCTCCtagttacacagaaaaaaaatagtttatgattaaaattttaaatggtgggCAGATATGGATGGATGCTATGAATAAAGTCCAAAAGGAAACTGTCAAAGTCAATAATTTGTGTACtgtactgatttttaaatgtcttggTACTAAATGGTATTTAGTGAATTGAGTTTCAGAGTAACACAAGCAAGGAGGGAATGAATAGTCTCGAACAATTATTTcctcagagggaaagaaaaaggaaataaattaaagGACCAAGGAAAAGATCTTTTAATTAAGTTTCACCCTGCCCAGCCAGTTTGCTTGCTATCTTTCCTTCTGATTTCCCTTTAACAAAGGCATGTAGTGGAACAGTCAGGTAAAATATATACCATGACCTAAAAGTATATGTATGTTTATTACACATATGAGTATGACAACACTTTAGACCTCTAGCTCTTCTGAGTACTGAAAAGcttttatattatttctaaatCAGTGTTTACCAAGGCAAATTATATGGTCTCAATTAAATGAGTTCTACTGTAACTGGACATCTCATTTGCAACATCAAAAATTCCAAAatgtaatttccaaaatttaaagcTCTGTATTTTCCACTGAATGGTTCACGTGAGAGGATCCAGACAGTGTTAGCACAACAGTTTCTTTTAAGAAATACCACCACTATTATATATTAGAATTAGGTCCGTGCTTGCCATATCATCAGGCCTCTTAGATCATCGTATAATAATGCAAAGAGATTAAAGAGAGGACATTAATAAAAGGTTGGTTGCTTACAAATCTTTAAAATAGTTATTCTGAAAAGATTCTAGTTGGATTACAAAATTTGCATGACCCCATATGTTCTCATCAGTACACTCCTGAATTTCCCCACTTTTCCCTACACCTCTATTGCGTTGTATTGGGAGAATGCCAACATCTGGCTGCCAAATGAGCAGTGCTTTCCATGAACATCCCTCAGAACCAGGGAACAGAAAGCAAAAGCAGAAGTATTCTACTTGTTTCAGTCCTAGGTCTGGATTTGATTAGGGCACTGCCTAATTTTtactaaatctatttttaaaaatatctttattggagtataattgctttacaatgttgtgttagtttctgctgtacaacaaagggaatcggctatatgtatacatgtatccccacatcccctccctcctgagcctccctcccaccctccctatcccacccctctaggtggtcacaaagcatctcactgtgctatgcagctgcttcccactagctagctattttacatttggtagtgtatatatgtcagtgctactctctcacttcgccccagcttccccttcccctttgtgtcctcaagtccattctctacgtctgcgtctttattcctgtcctgcccctaggttcttcagtaccattgttttaaattccatatatgtgcgttagcatatggttACTAAATCTGCTTTAACTTAGAGACACCTTTGGGATAAGAATTGACGAGGGCTGGTTTTCAATTCTCCAGATATTTAAGAGCATtgcaaattttaaatgaatagaattcattaaaaagtatttctacttctgtttttataacatatatattatatatatatatttatatatatatatatatatatatatatatatatatatatatatatatatatatatatatatatataatggacaaAAATAGGTTCTGGCAATAAAGTAAAACCCTTGCATTAGTTATACATACGTACAATTAGGATCATATCTTAAAATACACTGAATATGTGCATTAAGCCAAGATTTATGGGGTTTGTTACCCCTTATATATCCATTAGATATCTGCAGAATAGATCATTCACTATACTGAAGATTCCTCTAGTGGCACTGCCCATTGATTACTGAAGCTGTACTACTTAGCCAGTATAACTATTATTTATATGCTATTTAATGATGGGTTTTGTCAACGTAACTCGAAGAGAGATGAGATGGTAAAAAGGTTCAAAATCCCCTTTGAAACATCACTCTGTCATCCTTTCTCTACCAGTCAGGGGAAAGGATTGGAGAAGTAACGGGGGACTCTTTAAATAATGAGATCATTACTGCATATGATGCATTCTTgtgttgttttcctctttctttcaaacCCCACAGAAGGGCTGTACTgaaaagtaaaaaccaaaaaagagCCTATCAGCGGAAATGCAGGGGTAAAGAGCAGCTCTAACACGGCGCTGGCCTAAGCGTCAGGAAATGAAATAAAGGCAGTTCTGAGGACCACCTATCCCAGTTCCCAGGTCTGCTCAGTTGCCTTAACTGTGGAAAGCCTtcgttttctattttataaaatgagattAATACTTGCCCCGTTTTTGCCTCACAGAAACAcacataggtagatagatagatagatagatagatagatggctGGTACAACCAGAACGAAATCTAAAAGCACCCAAATAATAATTCCATGtaatctcacttaatcttcacctGACCCAGTGAGGTTGGCACAAGTACTATCTTTATTTCACCGAAGAGGGGAGTTAGTCTTAGAAAGACCAAGGAACTTGCCCAACGTTATGAGCTTTAATAAGTTTAGACCCAAGACTTGAACCTAAGGGTTTTGGCTCCAAAGTCTGTGCATATGAGCATCTGTGAGCTAAGAATAAACAAGCCACATAGATGTGGTTTTATTATTCCTACTATAATACCCTAGAGGAAGTATTTCAACTTGCAGTGGACAGATAGATACATGAGAAAAACTTATATCTTATAACCAAGTCTATACTTGAAAATTTTCAGAAATCATGATTTTTGTTTCATGAACTGGTAGAAACCAgagttaaatttaattaaataaatttaaagtctgtgtttaaaattttaaatttaattaaatgaaaatatatttaaattttaattaaatttaaatttaaaaatgtggaCGGCTGAGAACTGTTTATGGTAAGATATTTTTCTGTAGTGTTTGTAGGTCATATCAAAGCCTTCTGCGTTCTCCCTTGgagtgaaaaaaagagagaaagaaagaaaaaacaatcataAAGTTTGACCTGGTGTGAGTGGGGGAAACAAATACGTTTCTCTAACAAATGGTGAAGGTGCGCTAGCTTCTAAAGCttgagtgaaaaaatgaaaggggTTAGTAGAGCACTAAAGGATTGGTGTCGGGGTTTGTTGGTGGAGAAAGAAGCAGGGTGATTAAACCCCCGTGGGTGTTGAAGGGCCAGGAGCACACTGCTTTAAGGCAGGCCGTATCCTGAGCCATCTTGGTTTTGTAAGCTTTTAAATTGTGGACCCATTGATGGAGGGACAGATAGGGAGGAGATTCCAGGTCTGTGCAAGCCAAAGCAGAATAGAGGCTCCACACCCCAcctgggggcacggaggaggggctggggccccGGGGGAGCCGGTTACCGTGAATTGAGCTCCAGCGATGTCGCGGAGATGTCAGACAGGTGGTCCCCTTCCAGCCAACACCCAGCCACGCCCGAGTTCAGCCAGGCCGATCGAGTTCGCCGCTTCTTCTTTTCCTGCTCCTTGCGTTTTCCaggcttgcttttctttttcttgccggGTGTCTTCAGTGGCTGCTCTTTGTACGTCTCCACCTTGTTGGTTTCCTGAGTCAAGTATCTGCCCTCATCGTCAGTCCCAAATCGGACGGGGTGGTTCTTGGTATTGGGAGCGGGCTTGGAGTTGGGGGACACCTCCGAGGTAGCTCTGATTTCAGCTGTGTGGATTTCCGCGATCAGATGGTGAAGGAAGAATCGTCGCCGTAAGTCTTGGATGGACTTCCCCTTGTCATGGAGAAGCTGGTGTTCAGACACAGCCCTTTTGCTTTAAGGGAAAAAGAACAGGAGGGGAAGGAAACAATGACATTTTAGTAGATGGCGGAGACCACAAAGACTCGAGGAAAGCCCTTTAAATTGTCTAGTTGAGCCGATACAGGATACAAACTAAGCTGGAAGAGCTGCAAGCCGACTGAGCAGGGAAGGGGCGAGAGCGGAAGGGAAGAGCCGGCCGTTAGGAGGCTCCAGCTCCAGCCTCAGCTGTGCGGCTCCCTAGGTCTGTGACCTTGGTGAGAACATGACCATTATTGGGCCTCAGGGGCCCCATCTGTTTAAAAGGAAAGGATCAGATTCTGAGATTTCTATGCTGGCGtctcaatttaaaatattatgattCAGTTATTCAAAGAAATGGACAGAAACCTCTGGGCTTTTCTCCCCCACATTTTTCAGAGTTGTGTTGGGGAAATAAATCCAGGTGTCCTAGTCTGGGAAACAAAAAGGTGGCTGATTTCACCTGAGTACTCGCCCCAGGCATACTTGTGCATGAACaggcgtgcatgcacacacactgctCCCCACTtgagagaataataataatactgaatCTCAAAGAACAGCAAGCTCTACTAGTAAAAGCAAACAAAGACTGAAAGATGAAGTGAGCTGTGAAGCCTGTCTAGGAAACCACCTGACTAACAGACTGAATGTGAACATGATTGATATTAGACTATGGGCTACCAAGAACCTATATTTGAAGGCCAGCTGTCAGAGAGAGCATGCATAATTTTCTGTAAAGTAGTGGGTGGTCTCTTTAAAATGACTTTGAGTGTTTAAATTAAGTGAGATCATTCTATTTCATCtgtgcgtctttttttttttttaatttagaatttcAGAGGGTAATATCCTTAGTACTTAACTGAGAAATTCACTATTCTATTTGTTCTTTGTCTTAAAAATATCCCTAGAAACAAAtatgatttttctatttaaaCGACACTCTAATGAAAATATagtgaaaaagaataaactaatTCGCTATCAATTCTTTTAGATAACACCCCGACTCTTGCTTAAATGTCCATTCATGTATTCTTGTATTATTCTGTGTGTATTTGTTAACCAAATCTAAGTATTGCATACATGAATCAGTCATATTATGTCTGCTACAACTATGCTGCACCTAACTCCAATTTCGACCACTGAAACAACTCTCCAAGGTGGCTCATTTTCAAAAGTATCTgaaggggccttccctggtggtgcagtggttaagaattcgcctgccaatgcaggggacacgggttcgagccctggtccgggaagatcccacatgctgcgtagcaactaagcccgtgcgccacaactactgagcctgcgctctagagcccgtgagccacaactactgagcctgtgtgcctagaacccgtgctccgcaacaagagaagccaccacaatgagaagcccgcgcactgcaatgaagagtagcccccgctcgccgcaaatagagaaagcccgtgcgcagcaacgaagacccaatgcagccaaaaactaaaaa
It encodes the following:
- the PTHLH gene encoding LOW QUALITY PROTEIN: parathyroid hormone-related protein (The sequence of the model RefSeq protein was modified relative to this genomic sequence to represent the inferred CDS: inserted 2 bases in 1 codon), with product MLWRLVQQWSVAVFLLSYSVPSCGRSVEELGRRLKRAVSEHQLLHDKGKSIQDLRRRFFLHHLIAEIHTAEIRATSEVSPNSKPAPNTKNHPVRFGTDDEGRYLTQETNKVETYKEQPLKTPGKKKKSKPGKRKEQEKKKRRTRSAWLNSGVAGCWLEGDHLSDISATSLELNSRTALLWGLXKKEENNTRMHHMQ